The following proteins are co-located in the Pseudoalteromonas sp. N1230-9 genome:
- the iscR gene encoding Fe-S cluster assembly transcriptional regulator IscR: MKLTSKGRYAVTAMLDVALHTNVGAVPLADISERQEISLSYLEQLFARLRKNGLVSSVRGPGGGYLLGRDADKISVGDVINAVDESVDATRCHGATGGCQSGMRCLTHTLWSDLSARIEEFLNSITLAELVEKSDVKEVASRQDNSINNAIKQLENIQVSCQL, from the coding sequence ATGAAGTTAACATCAAAAGGCAGATACGCAGTAACCGCCATGTTGGATGTTGCACTCCATACAAATGTGGGTGCAGTGCCCCTGGCCGATATATCAGAACGACAAGAGATTTCCTTATCATATTTAGAACAACTATTTGCCAGACTCAGAAAAAATGGCTTAGTGAGTTCAGTGCGTGGCCCCGGTGGCGGATATTTATTAGGGCGTGACGCAGATAAAATTTCTGTTGGTGATGTTATTAATGCTGTTGATGAATCTGTTGATGCAACTCGTTGTCACGGTGCAACGGGTGGCTGCCAAAGCGGCATGCGCTGTTTGACCCATACCTTGTGGTCTGATTTGAGCGCACGTATCGAAGAGTTTTTAAATAGTATTACCCTTGCTGAATTGGTTGAGAAATCAGACGTGAAAGAAGTCGCATCTCGCCAAGATAACAGCATCAATAATGCAATTAAGCAACTGGAAAACATTCAAGTAAGCTGTCAACTGTAG